In Kitasatospora sp. NBC_00240, the following are encoded in one genomic region:
- a CDS encoding RNA polymerase sigma-70 factor: protein MSEEAPQPDPAGPDRLAVFEEHRRMLFGIAYRMLGSVADAEDLVQDSWLRWSQVTTRVDNPGAFLARTVTNLALNRLGSAAVQREAYVGPWLPEPLVTAPDTAEEVEMAESVSYAMMVVLESLSPLERAVFVLKEVFGFSYPEIGEALERSEASVRQVGHRAKSHVQARRPRFDAPAEVRRQVTNEFLAACLGGDLNRMLELLAPSVTAWSDGGGRVKAAIRPIGGADKVARFLLGVLANDPLEDLRVYEVDVNGRPGLLIDAAGRVDSVVVLEIEDGRIGELRILRNPDKLTHLRPGGPA from the coding sequence GTGAGCGAAGAAGCCCCGCAGCCCGACCCGGCCGGCCCCGACCGCCTCGCCGTCTTCGAGGAACACCGCCGGATGCTCTTCGGCATCGCCTACCGGATGCTCGGCAGCGTCGCCGACGCCGAGGACCTGGTGCAGGACAGCTGGCTGCGCTGGAGCCAGGTCACCACCCGGGTCGACAACCCCGGCGCCTTCCTGGCCCGTACCGTCACCAACCTCGCGCTGAACCGCCTGGGTTCGGCCGCCGTCCAGCGCGAGGCGTACGTCGGTCCGTGGCTGCCCGAGCCGCTGGTCACCGCGCCGGACACCGCCGAGGAGGTCGAGATGGCCGAGTCCGTCTCGTACGCCATGATGGTGGTGCTGGAGAGCCTGTCGCCGCTGGAGCGCGCGGTGTTCGTGCTCAAGGAGGTCTTCGGGTTCTCCTACCCGGAGATCGGCGAGGCGCTGGAGCGCAGCGAGGCCTCGGTGCGGCAGGTCGGGCACCGGGCGAAGTCGCACGTCCAGGCCAGGCGTCCGCGCTTCGACGCGCCGGCCGAGGTCCGGCGGCAGGTGACGAACGAATTCCTGGCGGCCTGCCTCGGCGGCGACCTCAACCGGATGCTGGAGCTGCTCGCGCCCTCGGTCACCGCCTGGAGCGACGGCGGCGGGCGGGTCAAGGCGGCGATCCGGCCGATCGGCGGCGCGGACAAGGTCGCGCGCTTCCTGCTCGGTGTCCTGGCCAACGACCCGCTGGAGGACCTGCGGGTGTACGAGGTGGACGTCAACGGCCGGCCGGGCCTGCTGATCGACGCGGCCGGGCGGGTCGACTCGGTGGTCGTCCTGGAGATCGAGGACGGCCGGATCGGCGAACTCCGGATCCTGCGCAACCCCGACAAGCTCACCCACCTGCGGCCCGGCGGGCCGGCCTGA
- a CDS encoding SRPBCC family protein encodes MGGRFEGTVDIDRPVAEVFAFLANGENDRRFSPRVLEMTKRTDGPTGVGTVYASTVKDAGMKTRREFRITAFDPPGRIRWTEISKNLVTAEGGYDLEPSPGGGTRLRVFNDLEGHGVGKLLVGLALSAARKDADAFARRIKAAVEAS; translated from the coding sequence ATGGGCGGTCGCTTCGAGGGAACGGTCGACATCGACCGTCCGGTGGCTGAGGTCTTCGCGTTCCTCGCGAACGGCGAGAACGACCGCCGGTTCAGCCCCCGGGTGCTGGAGATGACGAAGCGGACGGACGGCCCGACCGGGGTCGGCACGGTCTACGCCAGCACGGTCAAGGACGCCGGGATGAAGACCCGGCGCGAGTTCCGGATCACCGCCTTCGACCCGCCCGGCCGGATCCGCTGGACCGAGATCTCGAAGAACCTGGTGACCGCCGAGGGCGGCTACGACCTGGAGCCCAGCCCCGGTGGCGGGACCAGGCTGCGGGTCTTCAACGACCTGGAGGGCCACGGCGTGGGCAAGCTCCTGGTCGGGCTGGCACTGAGCGCGGCACGCAAGGACGCCGACGCCTTCGCCCGGCGGATCAAGGCGGCGGTCGAGGCCTCCTGA
- a CDS encoding helix-turn-helix transcriptional regulator, whose amino-acid sequence MASLNVGSLGEYIREQRRTAQYSLRQLAEAAGVSNPYLSQIERGLRKPSAEILQQIAKALRISAETLYVQAGILEERRGEGLELRAAILADPLINEQQKHALLAVYDTFLRENTAPRGPARKGAAPQQDQAADGEQDAPRAEQPTAQAGRDREI is encoded by the coding sequence ATGGCCTCACTGAATGTCGGCTCGCTCGGCGAGTACATCCGCGAGCAGCGGCGCACCGCGCAGTACTCGCTCCGACAGTTGGCGGAGGCCGCCGGCGTGTCCAACCCGTACCTCAGCCAGATCGAGCGCGGGCTGCGCAAGCCGAGTGCGGAGATCCTGCAGCAGATCGCCAAGGCGCTGCGGATCTCGGCGGAGACGCTCTACGTCCAGGCCGGGATTCTGGAGGAGCGGCGTGGGGAGGGCCTCGAACTACGGGCCGCGATCCTGGCCGACCCCCTGATCAACGAGCAGCAGAAGCACGCGCTGCTCGCGGTCTACGACACCTTCTTGAGAGAGAACACGGCTCCGAGGGGCCCGGCCCGCAAGGGTGCGGCCCCGCAGCAGGACCAGGCCGCCGACGGGGAGCAGGACGCACCGCGGGCCGAGCAGCCGACCGCGCAGGCCGGCCGCGACCGAGAGATCTAG
- a CDS encoding MerR family transcriptional regulator — MESDMRSIGETARDSGLTVSALRFYDGAGVLRPARVDPQTGYRWYAPEQLADARLVGRLRRVGLPPAEIRLVLTAVPGTGEAHRIVDAHLRRLEDGLSDARRELSFVRALLDQREHPMNPIRPESTVTLAAAELAAALDAVRFAVGGDPELPVLAGVLFEIEGEQLRLVATDRYRMALAAVPARAVDGAAAASPAAAIVPAALVDGARALLTGCAEAVLTVGAARFALEAGGHRIEGAGLDHDYPDYRRLIRLEHTRRVEITASALRRAVTDADVRLMKRAADGADYEVTVLSVGPDGELSAAGGPAEDTSGEAVQVAVDREFLLDALRAGASEQLVLELGSPITPLAIRAAGREGTFSLLMPVRIPELA; from the coding sequence ATGGAGAGCGACATGCGCAGCATCGGCGAGACGGCCAGGGACAGCGGCCTCACCGTGAGCGCCCTGCGGTTCTACGACGGCGCCGGCGTGCTCCGGCCCGCCCGGGTCGACCCGCAGACCGGGTACCGCTGGTACGCGCCCGAGCAGCTGGCCGACGCCAGGCTGGTCGGACGGCTGCGCCGGGTGGGCCTGCCGCCGGCCGAGATCCGGCTCGTCCTCACGGCGGTGCCCGGCACCGGCGAGGCCCACCGGATCGTCGACGCGCACCTGCGCCGGCTGGAGGACGGACTGTCCGACGCCCGGCGCGAGCTCTCCTTCGTCCGAGCACTTCTCGACCAGAGGGAGCACCCGATGAACCCGATCCGTCCCGAGAGCACCGTCACCCTCGCCGCCGCCGAACTCGCGGCCGCCCTGGACGCCGTCCGCTTCGCCGTCGGCGGTGACCCCGAACTGCCCGTCCTGGCCGGGGTGCTGTTCGAGATCGAGGGGGAGCAGCTGCGGCTGGTCGCCACCGACCGCTACCGGATGGCGCTCGCCGCGGTGCCCGCCCGGGCGGTGGACGGCGCCGCCGCGGCCTCGCCGGCCGCCGCGATCGTCCCGGCGGCGCTGGTGGACGGCGCCCGCGCCCTGCTCACCGGCTGCGCGGAGGCCGTGCTGACCGTCGGCGCGGCCCGGTTCGCCCTGGAGGCCGGCGGACACCGGATCGAGGGCGCCGGCCTGGACCACGACTACCCGGACTACCGGCGGCTGATCCGGCTGGAGCACACCCGGCGGGTCGAGATCACGGCCTCGGCGCTGCGCCGGGCGGTGACCGACGCGGACGTGCGGCTGATGAAGCGCGCCGCGGACGGGGCGGACTACGAGGTCACCGTGCTCAGCGTCGGCCCGGACGGCGAGCTGTCCGCGGCCGGGGGGCCGGCCGAGGACACCTCGGGCGAGGCCGTCCAGGTGGCGGTCGACCGGGAGTTCCTGCTGGACGCCCTCCGGGCCGGCGCCTCGGAGCAGCTGGTGCTCGAACTCGGCAGTCCGATCACCCCGTTGGCGATCCGCGCGGCCGGCCGGGAGGGTACCTTCTCGCTTCTGATGCCCGTCCGGATCCCCGAACTCGCCTGA
- a CDS encoding alpha/beta fold hydrolase gives MPHFTSYDGTRLRYDTAGDGPPLLALAGGPGMDARYLGTLGGLDAGRTVVRLHARATGLSDVPEDRASCSFAAQARDVEELRRHLALERVDLLAHSAGSLVAQRYAAEAPERVGRLVLVTPVGRAAREPDEAELAEIRAGRAGEAWYPQAAAAERRLAGGAEPTPELLAEMAPFNWGVWNDAARRETARPLVPPPPWLRQAFYASAGEPVPLPGTEILALAGALDGLIGTAPARLVAACHPRARLEVLAGSGHRPWIEEPGRFASLVGEFLSGRG, from the coding sequence ATGCCGCACTTCACCTCGTACGACGGAACCCGGCTCCGGTACGACACCGCCGGCGACGGCCCGCCGCTGCTGGCGCTCGCCGGCGGGCCCGGAATGGACGCCCGCTACCTGGGGACGCTCGGCGGGCTCGACGCCGGGCGGACGGTGGTCAGGCTGCACGCCCGGGCGACCGGGCTCTCCGACGTCCCCGAGGACCGGGCGAGTTGCTCGTTCGCGGCGCAGGCCCGGGACGTGGAGGAGCTGCGCCGCCACCTCGCGCTGGAGCGGGTCGACCTGCTCGCCCACTCGGCCGGCTCGCTGGTCGCCCAGCGGTACGCCGCCGAGGCCCCCGAGCGGGTCGGCCGACTGGTGCTGGTGACGCCGGTGGGCCGGGCGGCGAGGGAACCGGACGAGGCGGAGCTGGCGGAGATCCGGGCCGGCCGGGCGGGCGAGGCCTGGTACCCGCAGGCCGCGGCGGCCGAGCGGAGGCTCGCCGGCGGGGCCGAGCCGACGCCCGAACTCCTGGCCGAGATGGCCCCGTTCAACTGGGGGGTCTGGAACGACGCCGCCCGCCGGGAGACCGCCCGGCCGCTCGTCCCCCCGCCGCCGTGGCTCCGGCAGGCCTTCTACGCGTCGGCCGGCGAGCCTGTCCCCCTGCCGGGGACCGAGATCCTGGCGCTCGCGGGCGCCCTGGACGGCCTGATCGGTACCGCGCCCGCCCGGCTGGTCGCCGCCTGCCATCCACGCGCCCGACTGGAGGTACTGGCCGGCTCCGGCCATCGGCCGTGGATCGAGGAACCCGGCCGGTTCGCCTCCCTGGTGGGGGAGTTCCTGTCCGGCCGGGGATGA